The Papaver somniferum cultivar HN1 chromosome 3, ASM357369v1, whole genome shotgun sequence genome includes a region encoding these proteins:
- the LOC113360811 gene encoding MADS-box protein FLOWERING LOCUS C-like, with translation MGRKKIDIENIENTNQRMVTFSKRRSGPESKAAKLRKLRANNVVCLIVFSPAGKAYTFSNSRIGVCNMVERFLEEQTKDKNKKIRMFTEVNILRNAEAKLVLGLGVTAFGGII, from the coding sequence ATGGGGAGAAAGAAGATTGATATAGAAAATATTGAGAATACAAACCAGAGAATGGTAACTTTTTCGAAAAGAAGAAGCGGCCCCGAGAGTAAAGCTGCTAAACTTCGCAAGTTACGTGCAAATAATGTTGTCTGTTTAATCGTATTCTCTCCTGCTGGAAAGGCTTACACCTTCAGTAATTCTCGTATAGGTGTATGCAATATGGTTGAACGGTTCCTCGAAGAACAAACGAAAGATaagaacaagaaaataagaatgtTCACAGAAGTAAATATTCTACGCAATGCAGAAGCAAAGCTGGTGTTGGGACTGGGAGTGACGGCTTTTGGTGGGATAATATAG